The Candidatus Zixiibacteriota bacterium genomic sequence CTCTACTTCGGGTACGGCGACTCGGACAGCGATTACTTCGACTGTATTCTCAATCTGATCGACCCGAACGGCGACAAGTCGGTCGACACCGGGTTGATTGTCATTTGCAATCCCGGAATTGACACGGTCTTCTACTATGAGTTGGTGTGTTACGACTCGTGCGGCAGCTCCTGCTACGACACGGTCAAGATCACGGTCGATGGGAACCTGCCGCCGATCTGTGACGTTCCGGGCGACACGAGCATTTTCCTGTGCGATTCATCCGATACGGTGATGCTGCCGGTCGGCGCGACCGACCCGGAAAACGGCGAGGTAACCTGTCGCGTGGTCGCCGGGCCGGGCATGATCGAAGACGGCTGGTGGATCTACGTGCCCAAGCCCGACGCCAAGGATTGCAACACCTGCGGCGACGGCACCGGTCCGGTGTGCGTGTGGATCGAGTGCGAGGACGAGTGCGGGAACATTTGCGCCGACAGCTTCTGCGTCAGCATTATCGTCAATCAGCCGCCATTCGTGATCGCGCCTCCGGACAAAGAAGTCTGGCTCTGCGGGCCGGATACGATCTGCCTGGGTCCGTGGCCGGAGATCGACTTTAACAACAATGTCCGTTCGCGCTTCGTCCACTTCGGGTGGATGCAGCCGCCGCTGGTCTGCTTCTATGCGGACACATCGGGCCTGTACACGATCGACTGCTGCGTAGAGGACTCATGCGGTGCGCTGGTGTGCGATACGACGTATGTGCTGGTTCACATCACGCCGCCGGTGGAGTGTGTCGAGCGCGACGATACGCTGCTGAATCTGTGCGACCCGGCGTTGATCGAGATCGACGTGGATTCGGCGTTCGGCGATTCGGCCGAGGTCTACTGCTCGCTGGTCGACGGGCCCGGATCGCTGGAAGGCGGCATATGGTCGTACTACGCGGAGGACGACACGTCGTTCTGCGTCACGATCAGTTGCCGCGACTCGTGCGACAACCTCTGCATCGACACGTTCTGCGTGACGATCATTGTGGCCGATCCTCCGGAGTGCAAACTGCCGGATGACACACTCATCACGCAGTGTGAGCCGACGCAGATTTGCCTGCCGGTCGGGTTGGTGACGCCTCCGGGCAATACGCTCGCCGGTGGCGACCTGGCGGTGCGTCCCGACAATCGCTACAGCAGCCCCGGCAAGACGCCGCAGCGCTCACCGCAGACGAAGGGCCGCGAAGCAGCGAATTGCGAGCTGCTCTTTGGGCCGGGAACGATCGACGGCGGGCTGTGGTGCTATTTGCCGCCGGAAGGCGACACCTCGTTCTATGTCGGCGTGCGATGCTACGACACGTGCAACAACTATTGCGAGGATTCCTTCAAGGTCGATATCCACATCAATACGCCGCCGGTGTGCATCGTCCCGAACGACACGACGATCTACCTGTGCGAGCCGGATTCGGTCTGTCTGCCCTATGGCGCGGAGGACCCGGACGGGAACATCTGGATCTGCCGTCAGAAGGGCAAGTCGTCCGACCCGCTCGGCGTCCCGTTGTTCTGGTGCTACTACGCCGACCGCGACACGACCATCCAGGTCATTATCGAAGTCTTCGACAAGTGCGGTGCGATGTGTTCGGACACATTTAATGTGACGTTCGAGCTCAATGATGGGCCGGTCTGCGAGTTCCTGGATCTGAGCGGCCCGCCGCCGTGTCCGTCGCCGCAAATACCGTTGCTGATCCCGTTCCAGTCGGTCGATCCCAACGACGATCCGACGACGTGCGAACTGCTGCCGACCGCGAAGGGCACGTTGAACGGGAATATCTGGACGCTGGATCCGGTGATTCCGGGAGATGTGATCTCCGACACGATCGTGTGTTCGGATTCGTGCGGGGCGGCGTGCACGCTGTTAGTCGAGTTCCAGATTCCGAATCCGTCGCCGCCGATCTGCAATCTGCCGGATGACCAGACGCGGTTCCTGTGCGACCTCGTCGCCGACTCGCTGCCGGTCTCGGCCATCGGCGGAGAATGCAGCATCGTCGAAGGTCCCGGTGAATTGCGCAACGGGTACTGGGTGTATACTCCGTCCGGCGATGAGCAGGTCACGGTTGCAATCGAATGTGAAGGCATCTGCGAGACTTGCAGCGGCGAGTTCACGATTACCTACGAGATCAATGAGCCGCCGATGTGTCCCATCGAAACGGATACGGCTCGGTATCGGTACTGCGAGCCGGGCGAGATCTGTTTCGGCGGACTCGAGTCCTACGATCCGGATGGAAACCTCGATACGTGCTACGTCGCCAATGGCATCGGCGAGCTGCGCGAGGGCAAGGGTGAGATCTGGTGCTTCTACGCCGAAGATGACGACACTTTTGACGTCATTATCCGTTGCGAAGACTCCTGCGGCGCTTTCTGCGAGGACACGTTTACGGTCATTGTCGACATCAATGACCCGCCGGTCTGCAATCCGCGCAACGACACGACGATCTTCCTGTGCCAGCCGACCGAGCTGTATTTCGAGTACGCGCCCGGCACTGATCCCGATTTTCCGGCCGATTACCCGTATTGCTACCTGGTCAACGGCGACTCCGAGGAAAAATCGGGTTTTGCGACATGGTGGTACTACGCCGACCATGACACGACGGTCTGCTTCGTGATCCGGTGCGTGGACAATTGCCAGGCCTACTGCGAGGACACATTCTGCGTGACCATTGAGATGAACGAGGCGCCGGTCTGCGAGGTGCCGAATGACACGACCATTTTCCTGTGCGAGCCGACCGAGGTCTGCCTGCCGTTCGGCGGCAGCGACCCGGACGGCAACCTGTGGTACTGCCAAGTCATCGGCATCGGCTGCAAGGATCCCGAGGGCGGCTGCAAGACGTACGACGGCTTCGGCGAGTGGTGCTGGTACTCCGAATACGATGAGTCGATCGAAGTGATCGTCCGTTGCGTCGATTCGTGCGGCGCTGTCTGCGAAGACACGTTCCGCGTGACCTTCGAGCACAATGAGCCGCCGGTGTGCGAGTTCCAGACACCCAGTGCGCCCGGATGCACGCCGCCGATCGCGTTCGTGCCGTTCACCACATCGGATGCGGACAGCAACTTCTCGCATTGCGTGCTGGACGGTCCCGGTGAGTTGACCGAGGCGGGCTGGCAGTATGTCCCGACGCCGGGCGAGCACGTGAGCGTGAGCATCACCTGTTACGATTCCTGCGGCGCCAGTTGCAACTTCGGATGGGAGATCGACTACCCGAGTCCGGCGCCGGTGATTTGCGAGGTGCCGAACGACACGACCATCGTGACGTGCGGCGAAGAGGAAATCTGTCTGCCCATCGCAGGCGGCAATTGCGAGATCACCAGCGGTCCCGGCACATTGGGCGACGGCCAGTGGTGCTACACACCGTCCGAAAGCGGCGAAGTGACGGTGGAGATCACCTGTTACGGCGTCTGCGACTCGTGCGTCGGGTCGTTTACGGTCAACTTCACGATCAACGAGCCGCCGGTTTGCAATGTGCCCAATGACACGACATTCCTGATCTGCGAGCCGACGCAAATCTGTCTGCCGGTGTCGGCGAGCGATCCGGACAACAACCTGTGGACCTGCACGGAGTCGGGTCCGGGAACGCTCTCGAACGGAAACTGGTGTTACACCGCCTCGGCCGAAACAAGCTTCTACTCGTACATCAACTGCATCGACTCGTGCGGCGCCAGTTGCTTCGACTCGTTTAAGGTGACAATCGAGCTGGATGATCCGCCCAGTTGCGATCACCAGGCCGACACATCACTGTTCCTCTGCGAGCCGACGACGATCTGCGTGGCGGTGCCCGCGGTGAATGCCGACAGTTGCCAACTGTTGACGAGCCAGGGCACGTTGTCCAACGGGCAGTGGTGCTACAATGCCACGGTGGACGAGATCTTCGACGTCATCATCCGCTGCTTCAACGAATGCGGAGAGTGCCGCGACACCTTCCGAGTCTCGATCGACATGAACGAGGAGCCGATTTGCAACGTGGCGCTGCCCCAGACGTTTATCGTCTGCGAAGGCGAATCGATCTGCCTGCCGATCAGCGGCACCGATCCGGAAGGCGGGCTGGTGGTCTGTGAATTGCTCGACGGGTTGGGCGAGATCATCAACGGGCAGTGGTGCTACACGCCGATGGCGAGCGGCTTTGTACCGGTGACCATCCGCTGCACCGACCCGTGCGGCGGCTCTTGTCAGGTGACGCGACAGTACAGCGTCATCGTCGACAACGACGTCTGTACACCGGGCAGCGCTCAGATTCTGCCCTTCCCGGACGACACCAAGAGCACCGGTGACGTCGACGACGACGGCAAGGTCGATCTGTTCGACCTCGTGGCGATGGTCAGCAAGATCTATCGCCCGGCAGCGCCGACGACGCTCGCCGCAGGGCTGGACAACTACAACCCGCGCGCCGATGTGAACTGTGACGGCAAAGTCGACGTGGCGGATGTGACCCTGCTGGCCGAATTCCTCTTCCGCTCCGGCCAGAAGCCGTGCGGCAAGACCGGGCCCGCGGAGACTGCGCAGCCCGAGCAGCCCGGCACGGATGACCAGCCGGCGGGCAGCGAAGTCGGCAGCACGACGACTACGCCGCCGTCGACAGTCAAGCCGAAGCAGTAAGTGCACCAATCAGGCAGCAAGCCAACGGCCCTCCGGTCTGAGATTGGAGGGCCGTTTTTCATGTGAACCGGCCGGGATTCGCAGACGGGTCAGCCCAAGGGCTGACCCGCACCGGCGCAAACCACTTCCTCGCGTGCGGGTCAGCCCTTGGGCTGATCCGCACGGGGCAGAGCGGATCCGTGATACGAATCCTCATGTGCTGCTGAATGCCGATCGGACTGAGCTTTGACACGGACGGGGCGTGATATACAGCTTCGCGTGCCGGGCAGACGGAATGTGAGTCGCTCGGAATTCGCAGACGGGTCAGCCCAAGGGCTGACCCGCACGGGGCGGAGCGGATCCGTGATACGAATCCTCGTGTGCTGCTGAATGCCGATCGGACTGAGCTCTGACACGGACCGGGCGTGATATACAGCTTCGCGTGCCGGGCAGATTGAGTGCTGATCCGGGCGGGCGCGATACACAACTTCGCGTGCCGGGCAGCCCTCGGGTTGACCCGCACCGGCGCAAACCACTTACTCACGTGCGGGTCAGCCCTTGGGCTGACCCGCACGTGAAGACATTCCCGCTTCAGACCGTGGGAATCGATCAGAGGCAGGGTGTGCAGAATTGCGCTGGGTCACCGTTTCGGAACGCGACATCGACAAACGCCACGACATCGAATACGTTGGTGACGCCGTCGCAGGATGTGACATCCGTGTCTTCGACCGGGCAATCGGGACTCTGGGGAGCAGTGCCATTGCGGAATGCGACATCGACCGCCTTGACGACATCGAAGACATTGACGACCGCGCCGTTGGCGGCCGGATCGGTAAAGTTGGGGCAATCGCAGGCGGGCGGGTCTCCCACGACAACGACGCCGAGCATGCCATCGAACTCATGCGGCCCGCAATAGTACGGAAACACACCTTCGTCATCGAATTGACGCGTGAAGATGGGTGATGCGAGGTTGAGGTCTGCGTCCCACAACAGGCCGGAGTTGGGATCGGCCGAGCCGGTGCCGGACGTGGTCGTGTGGCTTTCGGAGCGGCGTGTCCAACGGACCTGATCGCCGGGATCGATCTGCACGGAGTCGGGGTCGAAGACCATGCCGACGGCATCAACATCAACCATGTTGGCCGGGCGTGTCCCGACGTTGATGACGCCATCCATGCCGAATCCCTCGTGAAATTCGCAAAAGTACGGGTAGCTGCCGGGGATGTTGAACTGACGCTGAAATGACGGTGTGCCGCCGTCCAACGCAGAGATCCACTCCGATCCGGCCTCCGGATCCCCTGAGCCGGTCCCACTCGTTGTCGTGTGGATGCCGACGATCCGTACCCAGCGTACGGTGTCGCCGTGGAGAATGTTGACGAGGTCGGGCGAAAACGAGGTGGACAGGGCCTGAATTTCGATCACCGCCGCCTCGGGCATACCCACGGACAGCAGCACTGCGGTCAAACAGAGAGCAATTCGTCTCATGAAATCCTCCCAACAAAATTGACGATGTCTGCCCGATGAGGTGGTTTCATCGTAGCCACCGGGCGCGACTGTCGACGACAGCCTTGCGGCATGTATCCTCCTCTTGGTGATGAGTCCTTCGAAAATCGCCATCGACGCGACGTGAGGTGTACGCGTGGCAGGCAAAACCCTACTTGTCAGAAGATACAGTGGAATTGCCGGGTGTCAATGGATCAGGCAGGGCCAGCCGGTCCGCGTTTGGGGCATGCCGGGGCCGCCGGTGGTACGCGGACCCGTGAAAGCGATTGCCGGTCTTGCAGTTCTAACGAATCGGCGCGGCAGAGGATCAGCAAATCCCGGTTGACAGCAGGGGGGGTGTGCCGATATAGTTTGGTGAGGCCGATGCGGGAATAGCTCAGTTGGCTAGAGCGTCACCTTGCCAAGGTGAATGTCGCGGGTTCGAATCCCGTTTCCCGCTTTTTACGTGAGTGAGTCGTCACTTTCCCGCCCGCACAGGGCGTTTTTTTTGATGGCCCACAGTGCACGGCCCGAAGAGAGCATCGCCCCGATGGCGGGTTAGCCAAGTGGTAAGGCGGAGGTCTGCAAAACCTCTATACTCCGGTTCGAATCCGGAACCCGCCTCTTAGCTGCGCAGGAGTCCGACAAGAATGGCGGCTGCGGCCGTCTCTTTTCCCCTGTGTTTGCGCAGCCCCTGTTACATCTTTTGAGACCGCAAGCCGGAGTGGCGGAATGGCAGACGCCAGGGACTTAAAATCCCTTGTCCCGATTGGGACGTGCCGGTTCGAGTCCGGCCTCCGGCAATGTGTCTCCGCGACGTGACCGCTGATCTGCGGGTGTGTTGAACAGTTCTCCGAGCTTGTCCAGCCGAGCCCCGAATCGTGCACAGGAGCCGGGACTTGTCACGCGTTGGAGATTCCTCGCCCGACTGCGAGCATTTCGACACCCCGGCACTGGGTTCTACTCCAGCGTCAGCCAGGGGCAGACGCGGTGGAAGCCCTGCGCAAACTGGTGCGCGCTGGTGGAGTCGCCGAGCCGTTGGGATGCGATGTTTCCTGCCTGCCAGGCCACCAGACACAGCGAATCGATCTTCAGGGCCTCGTGGACGAATTCGAGCGCCTCCTGATAGCGCCCCTGCGAGACGCGCAGGGCGGCGCAGAAACCCTGCGGCATGCAGAAGTCGCCCGGCCCCTCTTCGGCGATCTTGGAGAACATGATGAAGGCGGAGTCGAGATTCTCTTTCACCTGAAAGTTGTAAGCGGCATTGATGTCGTGGGCGAGCTGGATATCGGGCCAGAGGGTGTCGGCCTGGGTCGGATCGGGCCGCAGTTTGTGGATCGCGAGGTTGCGTCCGACATAGGGCTGCAACACCGTGTAGTAGTTGCGGCGGTATTTGGAGTGGAGCATCAGCGCGCGCTCGGCCGGCGCCGAAGGTTTGTGGCCGGTCGAAAACAGGATGTAATCGGGGTTTTGCGCCAGGACATAGGTGGCGTTGTAGTTTCGTTCCTTCCATGTGCTGGAATTCCCGGGGATCGATTCGGGGTGGCGGGCGATGGTCGAGTCGGTCAGGCCCAGCATGTCGATGACGCGGCACTGCGAGAGTGTGTAGGAGATCATGCCGATGGTCGAGGTGGCCAGCGTGAACGGACGCGGGTCGATTGCGGTCATCTGCTCCGCCATGAACTTCATCTTCGCCGTCAGGCCCATCTCCAGATCGCGGGTATCGAGAATCAGCGCGCGCGGCGCGACGAGCCCCCAATAGCCGATCAGCGCCAGGACGGCGGTCGGAATTGCGATGCGCAGCGCGACGGTTCGCAGCCGCAGTGCCAGCCAGAAACTCCCGGCGGCGACCGCCACGGCCATCGGCGCGAGAATCGGAACGAAGAACCGATTCGGTCTGAGGACGTCGCCGCCCACCGACGCGATGTAAATGGTGTAAATCAGAAACAGCGCGGGGATCACCCGCCAACGTCCCGGCAGCGGGCGGAACGATACGAGTGCCAACAGCACTCCGAGCCCATAGAACCCATAGTCGCGGATGAACAGCCAGATGTACTGGATGCCGCTGGTCCAGTACTCGAGTGAGAAACCCGTCTTCGCGTAGAACGGGTTCGGCAAAACGCGCCCATAATACGACAGTTTGAACAGACCATAGGGCGCGAGCAGCAGTCCGACGCCGAGCAGGAGAACGAGGGATCGCCTCCAGTCACGCGACAGAATCGCCTCGGCGGCGACCAGGACAAGCCAGACCAGTCCGCCTTCGGGGCGCGACATGGTGGCGATCGCCAGCGCCGGAACTGCCAACAGAGAGCCGCGCAGCCACAGCCACACGGATGCGGTCACACACATGCCGAACCACGAAGTCTCCAGTCCCGATGCGGTCCAGTAACCGAAGGAGCCGTTGAAAGACAACAACAGCGCGGCCAGAATACCAACCAACTCGGGCCGCGGTATCCCGACATGACGCGCCGCTTCGCGACCCATAAACGCGGTCAGAATGATCATGCCGGCGGCCGCCAGTCCGCCGAGGAACTTCGTGGCCGGGTCGAAATCGAATCCCAGTTGTCCGGAGAGGATTGTCAGTATGACCCAGAAGAAGTTTGTGTATCCCTCGACTCGTTCACCGGGGTTGAAAACGAGCCCGTGCCCGTCGAGTGCATTGCGGGCGTAGCGAAACGAAATATAGGCGTCGTCCTGGGTGAACCACATCCCGCGTTCTTTGAAACTGGGGTTGTAGATGTCCTTGAACGCCAGCGGTTCGAACGCCGCATCGTGCGTCACGAAGTAAAATGCGACCAGCGCGATGAGAATACCGCCCAACCACAGTACCCTCGGCAGGAAGTCCGAACGGCTGTGGGCGGCGGTCTTGCGGGATCGAAGCTGGCGTCTTTGGGATTTGCGGGACGGCATCGGCGCTGACAAAGAAGATGCGTTGTCCCGCCGCGTCAAGATGACTTCAGGTGAAGGGCGACCGAGCGCGGGACGGTCGTGATGGCCGTGACTTTCGCATGTCCGTTGGCGGGCCCGGTGAATCCCGGCGCCGACGGGCGTCCCGTCACGATCCACGGGAATTGACGTGAGGCGAGAATATCCAGGAAGATATCGACGATACAGGGGTCGAATTGGATGCCGGAGAACATTTTCAATTCCGCAATCGCGGCTTCGACCGGTTGGCCGGGACGATACGGTCGATTGGAGATGATGGCGTCGAATGCGTCGACGACGGCGAGAATCCGCCCTTCGATGGGGATATTCTCGCCGGCGGCCCCGGTGGGGTAGCCGGTGCCGTCGAAACGCTCGTGGTGGCTGTAGATGTACGGCACGGCGGCGCGCAGAAACGGGACCCCTTCGACGAGCCGGACGCCGATTTCGGGGTGTGTTTTCATCACGGCAAATTCATCATCGGTCAGCGGCCCGGGTTTGCCGAGAATTTCATCGGGCACGCCGAGCTTGCCGATGTCGTGCAGGGTGCACCCCATCCACAGATTGAACAGATCCTGCGCGGACCACTTCAGACGGGCGGCGATGGCGCGGGCCAGGGTTTTGACACGGTCGGTGTGACCGCGCGTGTAGGGGTCGCGGATTTCGATCGCGTTGGCCAGCGCCGAGACAGTGTCGAGATAGGCCTCGTGCAGTTCGCGATACAACCGGGCGTTATCGATGGACGCGGCGGCATGGGCGCTGATCAACGACAGCGTCCGCAGTGTCCCGTCGCCGCACGGCGCGCAGTTGGGGCGTCGGACCATGTTGAGGACACCGACCGTGCGTCCGGAGATGGTCAGCGGCTGTGTGATGCAGTCGGCCCCCGAACACGGATCCTCGAACAGATCGCCCTGTTGTGACGAGTAGACGATCGGGCAGCCGCCGGCCATTACGGCGGTCGTTGCGACCGTTTCGCCGTTGAGAAAGGCGGCATAGGACGGCTTCTGGATCGTGACCTGGTCGCCGCGAATGCCGCGCAGTTCCAGACGCCCGCGCTCCGGGTTGAACATCAACAGCGCGACGGCGGCGGCATCGAATTCCTCGCGCACGGTTGCCAGCACGGCCTCGATGATCTCTTCGGAATCCTGGGTGGTGCCGATCTTGCGGATTAATTCGGCCACGGCCAATTGTTCGCGCAGCGCCATGTTTTCGCGCTGCAACTGCCGTTGTTCGACCGCGCGACGGACCGTCGCCGACAGCAATTCCATGCGGAACGGTTTGACGAGGTAGTCGTAGATGTCGGTTTGCACCGCGCCGATCGCCGTTTCGAGCGTCGGATAGCCGGTCATCAGGATCGGCACGATGTGCGGCTGCAGCGCACGCGCCCGTTTGATGACGTCAAGACCGGTACACTCCTGCAGGCGCAAGTCCACGAGGAGTACGTCGACCGGCTCAGACCGCAGGATGCGCTCGGCTTCGATACCGGTCGATGCGGTCAGAACCCTCAGATCGTTTTCTTCGGTCAGCCAATCACGAAGCAAGACCTGGATCGAGAGTTCATCATCGACCACCAACGCGACGGTGCCGGACATGGTCCTTGCGGGTCGATCACCCGGCCGGTGCGGCGAGCTGGCGTGAGTGTGGGTGCTGTCGACGGGAACGGTCACACGTCATCTATCGACGCTCCAAACCGCGCCGTTTAGCGGAGAACAGCAATTTGCGCGGTGCAAACTTTAGACAGCGTGGGGGATTTGACAGAGTGTGAAACGCGATTCAGATGGGACTTCCCCAGTGGTGGGCAGGGTCGAATCGACCTAATAGTCGATCCCCTTCTGGGCCAATTCCCCCTTTTGGTAGGGGTGCCTGATCTCGCGCATCTCGCTCACGAGGTCGGCTGCTTCGAGGACTTCGGGGGGAGCGCCCCGTCCGGTCATGATGAGGTGCACATTCTGTGGCCGCGCTTGCATAAGCCCAAGAAGGTCATCGGCGGTGAGAAAACCCAACTGGCAGCCGACGAAGATTTCATCGAGAATGACCAGATGCCACCGGCCCGAGGCAATCTCGGCCCGGGCGCCCTCCAGCGCCGCGAGAGCGGCCTTTCGGTGGGTCTCGCGGGGGAGCCTGTCATCGATGATTCCGACAAACCCCTCCCCCATTTGGCGAAGCTCCACGTACGGGGCCAGCAGCTTGAGACCGTCGAGCTCGCCATAGTGCCAGGAGCCCTTGATGAACTGCCAGATCAGGGTGCGGAGATGGTATCCGGCGGCACGAACCGTCATGCCGAGGGCGGCGGTGGTCTTGCCCTTGCCGTCGCCGGTGTAGCAGATTACCAAGCCTTTGCGGACTTGGATCTTTGGGGGTTGAGTATCCACGGCGGAAATGTAGTGATTGCTCCTCTCGTGGCCAGCAACTTAGAGCATCTAACAGAATGAGACATTGCGACTAAGTTAGGCTCAGCAGAAGCTTCGCCCTCCCCCCAGATCGCACGGGAGGGCGAGGCTTCCGCCGAGCCTGCATCTGACCGAATGGATGGTGGCCTGTCATTCTGTTAGACGCTCTTAGGCGGATTCGGGGCACCGTGCGGGAATTCTCGGCGATGCCCTCACCCCAACCCTCTCCCAGAAGGAGAGGGAGTTCCCGCGTGCGGGTGAGGCGGCTTTCGTGCAATCGTGCTTTCCACGTGTGAGGCAAAAGCAGATTCTTCATCCCTTCATCCCTTCACCCCGGGATCGCCGGGATGAAGGGACGAAGAATGACAATTCGGGCTGTTATTGGGAAACTCTCGGAGGATGCCATGGCTGAGCACAAGGCAGTCGTGATTTGGAACCGGGACGGCGCGGTATTCTCGGACAACAAGTACAGCCGCGCGCATCGCTGGCAATTCGACGGCGGACTGGAGGTGCCGGCGTCGGCATCACCTCATGTCGTTCGCTCTCCCCTGTCCGATCCAGCGGCGGTCGATCCGGAAGAGGCGTTCGTGGCGGCGTTATCGAGCTGCCACATGCTGTGGTTTTTGGCGATTGCGGCGAAGCGCGGATTGGTCGTGGAGAGCTATTGCGATGATGCGGTCGGAGTCATGGGGCGCAATGCCGAGGGGAAAGTCGCGATGACGCGAGTGACGCTGCACCCGGACGTGATCTACTCGGGGTCACGTCGCCCGACTCGTGACGAAGCGGAGTCGATGCATCACGAGGCGCACGCGCAGTGTTACATCGCGAACTCGGTGAAGACGGACGTGCGGTGCGAACTCGCCGACAGCGAATAAACCGGTGCTCAGTTCAGCGTCGCCGTGAAGCGCACGCCGATGTTGGCGCCTCGCCAGTTTGCGTCGATGTCGCCATGGGGGACTGAGTGAAAACCGACGGTTCCGGCCACGCCGAGACCCCAGTTGCTGCCGACCCACCACTCTTTGCCGATGGTCATATCGACGGCAGGGCCGCCGTCGGAATCCCCTTTCTCGCCGGAGCCATCAAAGGAGAGAACGCCGATGCCGATCGAGCCGGAGAGATAGACGTTTGCGGGCATGATGTAGTAGGTGATGCCGGCGCCGATTGCTCCCAGCGAGAGGTCGCCGTCGGCTTTTCTGTAAAGACTGCCGTATTCGAAATCGGGGTCGGTGACGCTCCAGCCGAAGAGGGTTGCATGGACCGCCAGATTCGGCGAGACGATCGCGCCGAACGCGAAATTGATGTCGCCCGAGGGGCCGGAGAGCTGCCGGTCAATCCCGTCGAGGTCGATTTCAGTGGCGGCGCCGCCGCCTCCGGCGGAGAGCCGCATGAAGAAGCCGTCCATGTGGGCGCGGTCACCCGCGTGCGATGGCTCCGCCGTTGTCAATGCTAATAGAATCACTGCGGCCGTGAGCATTCCTCTGCTCAATCCCTCGTGCATGATATTCCTCCTGTCAGTATTGATATCAGATCGGATGCCCCATGCTACTCTTCCGTTTTGGCCGCCGCGGTGTCCCGGGGGTCCTCCGCCTCCAGGTACCGCACCGGCTCACCTTTTTTGTGCACGCGAAAGACGAGCGCCTTGGCGCTTTTTTCCTTCGTGACAGCCGTATGGAGCCGATTGTACGGAACGTGTCCGACGCCGCCGGGCTTGCCAACAATCGTCTTCTCACCGTCAATGTGGATCTCCATTTCGCCTTCCAGGTAGTAGTGAAACTCCTCACCCGGATGCCGGTGACGCGGCAATGTCGTGTGC encodes the following:
- a CDS encoding OsmC family protein, with product MAEHKAVVIWNRDGAVFSDNKYSRAHRWQFDGGLEVPASASPHVVRSPLSDPAAVDPEEAFVAALSSCHMLWFLAIAAKRGLVVESYCDDAVGVMGRNAEGKVAMTRVTLHPDVIYSGSRRPTRDEAESMHHEAHAQCYIANSVKTDVRCELADSE
- a CDS encoding cupin domain-containing protein; the encoded protein is MNRSRVSIILAVGFGVVLGVALTRASEPAKELKVETLLQRVLSDEFTPDREVLIDLVEIPPHTTLPRHRHPGEEFHYYLEGEMEIHIDGEKTIVGKPGGVGHVPYNRLHTAVTKEKSAKALVFRVHKKGEPVRYLEAEDPRDTAAAKTEE
- a CDS encoding HD domain-containing phosphohydrolase, giving the protein MSGTVALVVDDELSIQVLLRDWLTEENDLRVLTASTGIEAERILRSEPVDVLLVDLRLQECTGLDVIKRARALQPHIVPILMTGYPTLETAIGAVQTDIYDYLVKPFRMELLSATVRRAVEQRQLQRENMALREQLAVAELIRKIGTTQDSEEIIEAVLATVREEFDAAAVALLMFNPERGRLELRGIRGDQVTIQKPSYAAFLNGETVATTAVMAGGCPIVYSSQQGDLFEDPCSGADCITQPLTISGRTVGVLNMVRRPNCAPCGDGTLRTLSLISAHAAASIDNARLYRELHEAYLDTVSALANAIEIRDPYTRGHTDRVKTLARAIAARLKWSAQDLFNLWMGCTLHDIGKLGVPDEILGKPGPLTDDEFAVMKTHPEIGVRLVEGVPFLRAAVPYIYSHHERFDGTGYPTGAAGENIPIEGRILAVVDAFDAIISNRPYRPGQPVEAAIAELKMFSGIQFDPCIVDIFLDILASRQFPWIVTGRPSAPGFTGPANGHAKVTAITTVPRSVALHLKSS
- the cobO gene encoding cob(I)yrinic acid a,c-diamide adenosyltransferase is translated as MSAVDTQPPKIQVRKGLVICYTGDGKGKTTAALGMTVRAAGYHLRTLIWQFIKGSWHYGELDGLKLLAPYVELRQMGEGFVGIIDDRLPRETHRKAALAALEGARAEIASGRWHLVILDEIFVGCQLGFLTADDLLGLMQARPQNVHLIMTGRGAPPEVLEAADLVSEMREIRHPYQKGELAQKGIDY
- a CDS encoding plastocyanin/azurin family copper-binding protein — its product is MRRIALCLTAVLLSVGMPEAAVIEIQALSTSFSPDLVNILHGDTVRWVRIVGIHTTTSGTGSGDPEAGSEWISALDGGTPSFQRQFNIPGSYPYFCEFHEGFGMDGVINVGTRPANMVDVDAVGMVFDPDSVQIDPGDQVRWTRRSESHTTTSGTGSADPNSGLLWDADLNLASPIFTRQFDDEGVFPYYCGPHEFDGMLGVVVVGDPPACDCPNFTDPAANGAVVNVFDVVKAVDVAFRNGTAPQSPDCPVEDTDVTSCDGVTNVFDVVAFVDVAFRNGDPAQFCTPCL